One part of the Plasmodium berghei ANKA genome assembly, chromosome: 2 genome encodes these proteins:
- a CDS encoding ubiquitin carboxyl-terminal hydrolase, putative produces the protein MINNNDGNEENYRSRGDNSSDSDDENIENDQINNYSNYNNFNKFHEQNMNPCNIDEIYVDDNYDQNNIFKQNNNHIRNVSNVSNVSSISNATTNHNSSHDGIGEIEGQHSYVANSQNIFLEKKQTENNFEINKNVNFNESYSYKNLRGVAENEIELIVDNFFDKIESNDEIYSEWKVCPNFIFRILFIPKTKSNNYIYPVSSAFIETMSKDDWVNDWGFSNVQYYIILINQVDYRHSFYKIDNFNFSHINTDRGWHNFIPFDKIKEPGFINKKGEIILRAGVFPFGSESYKNSRDVNYNSKIRTGFVGLKNHGATCYMNALLQLLYHINIFRKSVCMMIFNIENIIGSKTLEFFKNKLEKKKRKKQRNKFKHITEIDKKSKYKNKENNFEKTDKTSLKRENLKAYQVWKHRKKKIKKKYEENIKSDENNQTTSSISYNNIKNETNISINSVYNDISISTKNQYNNISGNDNSIQISDIKNTNIYGYENSRDDNNEKGKENEHPSDYILDKINYINNANNNISKSLDSEFILKKNENIKEEDKITNNNYTEYEMKNKKKKKIKNKKILKCSNEIKENNDSENESMSVSHICSSDNLSSKSNASKNKNKNKYIINSHENNKKENYSSMNNSNNDKNQHMNNDHIQTSCGGSYEHTVDNISDKSDIENKIPKRNSLIKNNEEKPKNYYDVSSYCDSYSDDNFSSLSIESSYTTSYVSCSESSGSCFYKRKRRKKKTGNTNIDGNYYENERTKEIDYKNILIEEENEKKNILPTSLALQNLFYKLHTQNEAVSCKELIRSFGWNANDVFTQQDTHELLKLLLDKVEEQMKGTVVDGSVKKMFEGEVETYIECIDIDYKSVRKETYEDIQLDVHGCNNIYESLDKAIEAEILEGDNIYETDGYGMQRAKKGMRFLNFPNICIFLLKRFTFDLNKMETVKLNNKFEFYKELDLSKYCKDTEQQYTLQAVSVHQGNMNSGHYYSFSYKHDEKFWLKCDDDKIYRVSEHSVINDNFGGYDIEIENNMYNFDICDKIKQRMKNYSAYMLVYVKKSLIPKLIKECDPALVNPQVVKRCKLEEIINKHRTKLKQNILQYVKIKVYDKYSYIYKSFSGLPSNNIQSLFHTKFNKNKTLSDIFFQIFKIIKNIYTRKKQKQLMYYSKIHHKSNKKQKITSSHSMINKLSNYSHLDQTNNNLTCQNKQTIMNNHNDSIIISPEVNTNYHMQNEMIMDNGNNNLNNNNQTYIKMEKVDEKRYNNINCHDINNNYNSKNNDLMMKTQFSKIGNVQTKENFDDISENSNNQSDTSISTKSSVPSGCTTTTLDNYIKYISKKQKFKTEKKKSKNSKIKHKKATKKKNKIIKKNEKITKRPKKEKNMQNQQNNYSHYSRFKSNSSYDSEDTASNSFSSDDSSHISHSDNFSDSGNISTNTASNTTTTSPPVSSSSSSSFASTSSSSQFSSYCYSNKRNCFFVLIPTNDTYRYLPLDLKNNGKLYLYELLKKTNREPNDLFPTIDILYLPYNKRTAISASRSSKNKNILLFLKYFDIYAEENINDTSLLCLDVIHCDINLKPKHLETRMINKVLKAMNKQFIIKHNYNILKEYIQNINNNDLCSDESTNFKIFVEYKNKCNLIKQKKTIAHNKIITSDLLIFNFISNYDLEKKKKYIFSLGNKKQDLYITKENISSYDLFLNANILSKIFYRKKKLIQKNSINTHYIICNRNGIFYKIQDNDNVNEINNIAITHQDQKQENILYSDSNNLCQNINNNYFDNINNLGNEIDLNHSGLKKHDSNSKKFNSNKNQYLDKINKNENMLHQNSIQCKDNNKDEIITNSKLNYSSNRQNQISNFSEISKSAQNHDSINFNILNNNSNNKHDNLNDHEINNLYLCLKKYTKNSEQSHIFYEYSLIDQNLADKLDQFIIINNRYILKEKKKYSINPEYILHNTQNIFSLESKDICRDYQYPFYSPHSSDLSSIEFETLDCNNEMATSPEGALKKKKKKKKKKNYAQNTKQNNADISDETSQLPNNINYFDSNLCFPKIEKNIINITNLGSHTIKKAHCYYYNSRKNDDIIDPLENLNESNISAALMSNENGASNELIDVNYSDISSRSSANSVLTYTSESTDYYLDIIEEELAESVYTSKIYDHKKEAKRAQNNSKKKKTKNFNNIKNQDEEYTHNNIYNKKTNLSLSEYDHVISKSELIPSTYNNVETTNDSIYNMESHLDNIHYEKSIQIKSIDNAPKINDKIDDSNNIGINLISNNTTLHIDTDSIKDITHSYNNAILEMKNGTNDMNDDDKPTTQHIDIDQNFKNNNLSKKANRIIKKCGGIPSKEEPILPFYVICDYLDFVERKMYVNRFRFKLYDPIYQLGKYRNCSGVILKSDLKKSCLNYIDSHFLFLKKELCKIDLDIDIRCPTKQIFKHVCYKMNIDPTHILIYPYPPLNSPINFIPYNIDSFTCPPEHENDSYHQYSDNMNCNDPNYTDENTNSASGQISFETLIKQRTMELEHNSLTEQKTFCLSLLPFHYKYFTRLYPHDSPKYFHYVIQLFNSHVQSISAFTGHIKLKRAKKKHTIGNGNDLKSNNYYNLDAESVDSTSSSDNSSSTFANNEYDSNDYTTVQDLIDKIKLEMNPYLKKRGINPKHKFRLLFTFGPKIKYLNSNEQLIHLDFVKTNHIKNIYVTPLRMEPDFTDQQKQMLEANQLKIIHVFNQTPSKEVFGYSFDVLVEPNDTMLEIKNKIRKRTILPKYIFDKITFFEYENGQRIWRSNDDIINWNNKQYAIIIGEHHAPSQSKPQIGMKIA, from the exons atgattaataataatgacggaaatgaagaaaattaCAGAAGTAGAGGGGATAATTCTTCTGATAGTGACgatgaaaatatagaaaatgatcaaataaacaattatagcaattataataattttaataaatttcatgaacaaaatatgaATCCATGTAACATTGATGAAATTTATGTAGATGATAATTatgatcaaaataatatattcaaacaaaataataatcataTAAGGAATGTAAGTAATGTAAGCAATGTAAGCAGTATTAGTAATGCTACAACAAATCATAATAGTAGTCATGATGGAATCGGAGAAATTGAAGGGCAACATAGTTATGTTGCAAATagtcaaaatatttttttagaaaaaaaacaaactgaaaataattttgaaataaacaaaaatgtaaattttaatgaatcatattcttataaaaatttaagagGTGTAgcagaaaatgaaatagaATTAATTGtagataatttttttgataaaattgaaagtaatgatgaaatatattcagAATGGAAAGTTTGtccaaattttatttttagaatattatttattccaaaaactaaatcaaataattatatctATCCAGTTTCATCAGCTTTTATTGAAACTATGTCAAAAGACGATTGGGTAAATGATTGGGGTTTTAGTAATGtccaatattatattatattaattaatcaAGTAGATTATAGAcattcattttataaaattgataattttaatttttcacaTATAAATACTGATCGTGGATGGCATAATTTTATTCcttttgataaaataaaagaacctggatttataaataaaaaaggagaaataattttaagaGCTGGTGTATTTCCTTTTGGTTCGgaatcatataaaaatagtagggatgttaattataatagtaAAATACGAACAGGATTTGTTGGTTTAAAAAATCATGGAGCTACATGTTATATGAATGCTTTGTTACAGCTTTTATATCatatcaatatttttagaaaatcTGTATGTATGATGATAtttaatattgaaaatattattggAAGTAAAACTcttgaattttttaaaaataaattagagaaaaaaaaaagaaaaaaacaaaggAATAAATTCAAACATATTACCGAAATTGACAAAAAAtctaaatataaaaataaagaaaacaattttgaaaaaacaGATAAAACATCTTTAAAAAGAGAAAACCTTAAAGCATATCAAGTGTGGAAAcatcgaaaaaaaaaaataaaaaaaaaatatgaagaaaatattaaaagtgATGAAAATAACCAAACTACTTCATCtatatcatataataatataaaaaatgaaacgaatatatctataaatagcgtatataatgatatttcCATTTCGACAAAGaatcaatataataatatctCTGGAAATGATAACTCTATTCAAATTagtgatataaaaaacacaaatatttatggaTATGAAAATTCGAGggatgataataatgaaaaaggaaaagaaaatgaacaTCCTTCTGATTATATAttagataaaataaattacataaacaatgcaaataataacatttcAAAAAGTTTGGATTctgaatttattttaaaaaaaaatgaaaatatcaAAGAAGAAGATAAAATAACTAATAATAACTATACTGAAtatgaaatgaaaaataaaaaaaaaaaaaaaataaaaaataaaaaaattcttaAATGTtcaaatgaaataaaagaaaataatgattcTGAAAATGAATCCATGTCAGTTTCACACATATGTTCTTCTGATAATTTATCAAGCAAAAGCAATGCAtcgaaaaataaaaataaaaacaaatatataataaatagtcatgaaaataataaaaaagaaaactaTAGTTCTATgaataattcaaataatgataaaaaccAGCATATGAATAATGATCATATCCAAACATCATGTGGTGGATCATATGAGCATACTGTTGACAATATTAGCGATAAAAGtgatatagaaaataaaattccaAAACGAAATagtttaataaaaaataatgaagaaaaacCAAAAAACTATTATGATGTTAGTAGTTATTGTGATAGTTATTCTgatgataatttttcatcGCTTTCAATTGAATCGTCTTATACAACATCTTATGTTAGTTGTTCTGAATCATCTGGATcttgtttttataaaagaaaaagaagaaaaaaaaaaactggaaatacaaatattgatggaaattattatgaaaatgaacGAACTAAAGAAATAgattacaaaaatatattgattgaagaagaaaatgaaaaaaaaaatattttaccaACATCTTTGGCTCTGCAAAATCTATTTTATAAACTTCATACACAAAATGAAGCTGTTTCATGTAAAGAATTAATAAGATCTTTTGGATGGAATGCAAATGATGTTTTTACACAACAGGATACACAcgaattattaaaattattattagatAAAGTAGAGGAACAAATGAAAGGCACTGTAGTTGATGGAtctgttaaaaaaatgtttgaAGGGGAAGTTGAAACATATATAGAATGTATAGATATAGATTATAAAAGTGTCAGAAAAGAAACATATGAAGATATTCAATTAGATGTACATGGATGTAATAACATCTATGAATCATTAGATAAAGCAATAGAAGCAGAAATATTAGAAGGGGATAATATATACGAAACTGATGGATATGGTATGCAAAGAGCTAAAAAAGGAATGAGATTTTTAAACTTTCcaaatatttgtatatttttattaaaacgATTTACATTcgatttaaataaaatggaaacagtaaaattaaataataaattcgaattttataaagaattagatttatcaaaatactGTAAAGATACTGAACAACAATATACTTTACAAGCAGTATCAGTACATCAAGGAAATATGAATAGTGgtcattattattcatttagTTATAAACATGATGAAAAGTTTTGGCTAAAATGTgatgatgataaaatttatagAGTTAGTGAACATTCGgttataaatgataattttgGAGGTTATGATAtagaaatagaaaataatatgtataattttgatatttgtgataaaattaaacaaagaatgaaaaattatagtgCTTATATGTTAGtttatgttaaaaaatcatTAATACCTAAATTGATAAAAGAATGTGATCCAGCTCTTGTTAATCCACAAGTTGTTAAACGATGTAAACTTGAAGAAATAATTAACAAACATAGAActaaattaaaacaaaatattttacaatatgttaaaataaaagtatatgataaatatagttatatttataaatcaTTTTCTGGATTACCgtcaaataatatacaatctttatttcatacaaaatttaataaaaataaaactctttctgatatttttttccaaatttttaaaataattaaaaatatttatactagaaaaaaacaaaaacaatTAATGTATTATTCTAAAATACATcataaatcaaataaaaaacaaaaaattacatCATCACATTCTAtgattaataaattatctAATTATAGTCACCTCGATCaaactaataataatttaacttgtcaaaataaacaaacaaTAATGAATAATCATAATGATTCTATCATTATATCACCAGAAGTTAATACTAATTACCACATGCAAAATGAGATGATAATGGATAATGGaaataacaatttaaaCAATAACAATCagacatatataaaaatggaaaaagttgatgaaaaaagatataataatataaattgcCACGACATTaacaataattataatagcAAAAATAACGATTTAATGATGAAAACAcaattttctaaaattggaaatgtgcaaacaaaagaaaattttgaCGATATTTCtgaaaattcaaataatcAATCAGATACAAGCATATCTACAAAATCGTCTGTTCCTTCAGGGTGTACTACAACTACTTTggataattatattaaatatatttcgaaaaaacaaaaatttaaaactgaaaaaaaaaaatcaaaaaatagCAAAATCAAGCATAAAAAGgcaacaaaaaaaaaaaataaaataataaaaaaaaatgaaaaaataacaaaacgccccaaaaaagaaaaaaatatgcaaaatcaacaaaataattattctCATTATTCAAGATTTAAATCTAATTCATCTTATGATTCAGAAGATACTGCATCTAATTCATTTAGTTCTGATGATTCATCACATATTTCCCATTCAGATAATTTTTCAGATTCTGGAAATATTTCAACAAATACTGCATCTAACACTACTACTACATCCCCTCCCGTTTCTTCTTCCTCTTCCTCATCATTTGCATCAACATCTTCATCTTCACaattttcttcatattgttattcaaataaaagaaattgcttttttgttttaattcCAACAAATGATACATATAGATATCTACCACTTGATCTCaaaaataatggaaaattatatttatatgaattacTTAAAAAGACAAATAGAGAACCAAATGATTTATTCCCAACaattgatatattatatcttCCTTATAACAAACGAACTGCTATTTCTGCATCTAGAAgttctaaaaataaaaatatattactttttttaaaatattttgacaTATATGCAGAAGAAAACATAAATGATACATCATTACTATGCTTAGATGTTATACATTgtgatataaatttaaaaccAAAACATTTAGAAACTAGAATGATAAATAAAGTATTAAAAGCAATgaataaacaatttataataaaacataattataatattctaaaagaatatatacaaaatattaataataatgatttatGTTCAGATGAATCgacaaattttaaaatttttgttgaatataaaaataaatgtaatttaataaaacaaaaaaaaactattgcacataataaaattattactagtgatttattaatatttaattttattagcAATTAcgatttagaaaaaaaaaaaaaatatattttttctttaggaaataaaaaacaagatctatatattactaaagaaaatatatcatctTATGATCTCTTTTTAAATGCAAATATATTGagcaaaattttttatagaaaaaaaaaattaattcaaaaaaattcaataaatacacattatataatatgtaatCGAAATGgtatattttacaaaattcaagataatgataatgtaaatgaaataaataacattGCAATAACTCATCAAGATCAAAAacaagaaaatatattatactcGGATTCGAATAATTTATgccaaaatataaacaataattattttgacaatataaataatttaggAAATGAAATAGACCTAAACCATTCTGGCCTTAAAAAACATGATtcaaattcaaaaaaatttaattctAACAAAAATCAATATTtagacaaaataaataaaaatgaaaatatgttaCATCAAAATTCTATTCAATGTAAAGATAATAACAAAGATGAAATTATCACaaattcaaaattaaattattcatCTAATAGACAAAATCAAATTTCAAACTTTTCAGAGATATCAAAATCGGCACAAAACCACGAttcaattaattttaatatattaaacaataatagtaataataagcatgacaatttaaatgatcatgaaataaataatttatatttatgtctaaaaaaatacactaAAAATTCTGAACAAagtcatattttttatgaatatagcTTGATTGATCAGAATTTAGCTGATAAATTAGAtcaatttataattatcaaTAATCGCTATATtttgaaagaaaaaaaaaaatatagtattaatcccgaatatattttgcataatactcaaaatatattttctcttGAATCGAAAGATATATGTCGTGATTATCAATATCCGTTTTATTCTCCACATTCATCTGATTTATCATCTATTGAGTTTGAAACATTGGACTGCAATAATGAAATGGCTACCTCTCCAGAGGGagctttaaaaaaaaaaaaaaaaaaaaaaaaaaaaaaaaattatgcacAAAATACCAAACAAAACAATGCAGATATCAGTGATGAAACGAGTCAACTtccaaataatataaattatttcgATTCAAATTTATGCTTTCCTAAGAttgagaaaaatataataaacattACCAACTTAGGATCTcatacaataaaaaaagcgcattgttattattataattctCGAAAAAATGATGACATAATTGATCCattagaaaatttaaatgaatcTAATATTAGTGCAGCGTTAATGTCAAATGAAAACGGTGCATCTAACGAATTAATAGATGTAAATTATTCAGATATATCTTCTCGTTCCTCTGCTAACTCTGTTTTAACTTACACATCTGAAAGTACAGATTATTATCTAGACATTATTGAAGAAGAATTAGCAGAATCAGTTTATACTAGCAAAATTTATGACCACAAAAAAGAAGCAAAACGGGCTCAAAATaatagcaaaaaaaaaaaaactaaaaattttaataatataaaaaatcaagATGAAGAATACacacataataatatttataataaaaaaacgaatCTTTCTTTATCAGAATATGACCACGTCATAAGTAAATCCGAATTAATACCAAGCACCTATAATAATGTAGAGACAACAAATGattctatatataatatggaATCACACCTAgataatattcattatgAAAAAAGCATCCAAATTAAAAGCATAGATAATGCCCCCAAAATAAATGACAAAATTGACGACTCAAATAATATAggaattaatttaatttctAATAATACTACATTACACATAGATACAGATTCTATAAAGGATATAACCCATTCTTATAATAATGCCATACTAGAAATGAAAAACGGTACCAATGATATGAATGATGATGACAAACCTACTACTCAACATATTGACATTgatcaaaattttaaaaataataacctCAGTAAAAAAGCAAATAgaatcattaaaaaatgtggaGGTATACCAAGCAAAGAAGAACCCATTTTGCCTTTTTATGTTATATGTGATTATTTAGATTTTGTAGAAAGAAAAATGTATGTTAACAGATTCagatttaaattatatgatcCTATATATCAATTAGGAAAATATCGAAATTGTTCAGGCgttatattaaaaagtgatttaaaaaaaagttgtttaaattatattgattcacattttttatttttaaaaaaagaattatgTAAAATAGATTTAGATATAGATATCAGATGTCCaacaaaacaaatatttaaacaTGTCTGctataaaatgaatattgATCCTActcatatattaatatatccTTACCCCCCATTGAATAGTCCAATTAATTTCATTccatataatatagattCATTTACTTGTCCGCCCGAACACGAAAATGATTCTTATCATCAATATTCTGACAATATGAATTGTAATGATCCTAATTATACAGATGAAAACACAAATTCTGCATCTGGGCAAATTTCTTTTGAAACTTTAATAAAACAACGCACTATGGAATTAGAACATAATTCTTTAACTGAGCAAAAAACATTTTGTTTATCTTTGTTGCCAtttcattataaatattttacgAGACTATATCCTCATGATTCtccaaaatattttcattatgttattcaattatttaattcacATGTACAATCGATTTCTGCATTTACTGGTCATATTAAATTGAAAAGGGCGAAAAAGAAACATACCATAGGTAATGGTAACGATTTGAAGTCTAATAACTATTACAACTTAGATGCAGAAAGTGTCGATTCTACATCTAGTTCAGATAATTCTAGTAGCACCTTTGCCaataatgaatatgatTCAAATGATTATACCACCGTTCAAGATCTAATAGATAAAATCAAGTTAGAAATGAAtccatatttaaaaaaaagaggaaTCAATCcaaaacataaatttagattattatttaccttTGGAcctaaaattaaatatttgaaCAGCAACGAACAATTAATACATCTGGATTTTGTAAAAACCAATcacattaaaaatatatatgtaaccCCCCTTCGAATGGAACCAGACTTTACGGATCAACAGAAGCAAATGCTCGAAGCGAATCAATTGAAG ATAATTCATGTTTTTAATCAAACCCCGTCCAAAGAAGTTTTCGGATACAGTTTTGACGTTTTAGTAGAG ccTAATGACACTATGCTAGAAATAAAGAACAAAATAAGAAAGAGAACAATTTTAccgaaatatatatttgacAAAATAACATTCTTTGAATATGAAAATGGGCAAAGAATTTGGAGATCTAACGACGATATTATAAACTGGAATAACAAACAATATGCCATTATCATTG GAGAACACCATGCGCCATCGCAATCAAAACCACAGATAGGAATGAAAATAGCATAG